A portion of the Trichomycterus rosablanca isolate fTriRos1 chromosome 17, fTriRos1.hap1, whole genome shotgun sequence genome contains these proteins:
- the midn gene encoding midnolin translates to MDPQPSAPPMNLHIHSTTGTRFELCLPAEETVEGLKRRLSQRLKVPKERLALLHKETRLSSGKLQDLGITDGSKLTLVPTVEAGLMSQASRPEQSVMQALESLTETQVSDFLSGRSPLTLALRVGDHMMFVQLQLAAQHSGSQQSQHRHLISRSGSDTMTGHSAATVPTTGLPNRVSHSAHQHQHTHPHHLHTSLQPSPVSPAAFPPSPTRQSIPPVYSTSASRHCSTPPRSSPLPDGLFRSQQPQSDCHNSANIPPGPCPEANCTTKTASNCGTPSRSRKPGAIIESFVNHAPGVFSGTFSGTLHPNCQDSSGRPRRDISTILQILNDLLSATRHYQGMPASLTQLRYQTQCGGAASPTPSPPPSPPVTAALSGLSAKATSLPTPRQASLHPLVQCQSQVRMCKPPGDRLRQTENRATRCKVERLQLLMQQKRLRRKARRDSRAPYQWLPNRKAGRSNSNSSMSSDGSLDLDFDDSVWKPDVKADMKSEFIMA, encoded by the exons ATGGACCCGCAGCCGAGCGCGCCACCGATGAACCTGCACATCCACTCCACCACGGGAACGCGCTTTGAGCTGTGCCTCCCCGCTGAGGAGACCGTGGAGGGGCTTAAGAGGAGACTCTCCCAAAGACTGAAGGTGCCCAAAGAGAGACTCGCCTTGCTGCACAAAGAGAC ACGCCTGAGTTCAGGAAAGCTTCAGGACTTGGGCATAACAGATGGGAGCAAGTTAACTCTTGTACCAACAGTTGAAGCAGGTCTAATG tcTCAAGCATCGAGACCCGAACAATCAGTCATGCAGGCCTTGGAGAGTTTGACCGAAACACAG GTCAGTGATTTCCTGTCTGGCCGCTCTCCTCTGACCCTGGCCCTGCGCGTGGGTGATCACATGATGTTCGTCCAGCTCCAGTTGGCAGCACAGCACTCTGGCAGCCAGCAGTCTCAGCACCGGCATCTCATCTCGCGTAGCGGCTCTGACACCATGACCGGACATTCAGCAGCCACTGTGCCAACCACTGGCCTTCCGAACAGAGTCTCTCACAGTGCCCACcagcaccaacacacacacccacaccattTACATACATCTCTTCAACCCAGTCCCGTTAGCCCTGCAGCTTTCCCACCTTCCCCTACCAGACAGTCTATACCCCCTGTGTACTCCACCTCAGCCTCAAGACACTGCAGTACCCCACCCCGGTCCTCGCCTCTTCCGGACGGCCTCTTCCGCTCTCAGCAGCCGCAATCAGACTGCCACAACTCTGCCAACATCCCTCCAGGGCCCTGTCCTGAG GCTAACTGCACCACTAAGACGGCAAGCAACTGCGGCACTCCCTCACGTTCTCGCAAACCTGGTGCTATCATCGAAAGCTTTGTCAACCACGCTCCAGGAGTCTTCTCTGGAACATTTTCAG GCACTTTGCATCCAAACTGTCAGGACAGTAGCGGTCGCCCAAGGCGTGACATCAGCACCATCCTGCAGATCCTGAATGACCTTCTGAGTGCCACGCGCCACTACCAAGGCATGCCCGCCTCCCTCACGCAACTCCGCTACCAGACACAGTGCGGCGGTGCAGCGTCCCCGACGCCCTCTCCGCCACCCTCGCCGCCGGTCACCGCCGCACTCAGTGGGCTATCCGCTAAAGCTACCTCTCTACCGACTCCGAGACAGGCATCCCTCCACCCACTGGTGCAGTGCCAGAGTCAGGTCCGGATGTGCAAGCCACCTG GTGACCGGCTGCGACAGACGGAGAACCGGGCGACACGCTGCAAGGTGGAACGACTGCAACTGCTGATGCAGCAGAAGCGTTTAAGGAGAAAAGCTCGCAGGGACTCTCGTGCCCCCTACCAGTGGCTCCCCAACCGCAAGGCCGGGCGCAGCAACAGCAACAGCAGCATGTCCAGCGACGGCTCGCTCGACCTGGACTTTGACGACTCCGTGTGGAAACCCGACGTCAAGGCTGACATGAAGTCCGAGTTTATCATGGCCTGA